The genome window CTTCCCTGGACGGTCATCTCCTTCCCCCGGTACGTTCGTCCCACATGGCGGCGACTGGACCCGATGCGCGGGCCGCCGCGCGCCTGCGGTTTGCTGGTTGCTATATCTCCCGCGGGCCCGGTCTGTCGTCCGGGCAATCTTCGAACATGATGAGGTTGAGTCGTATGAAGAGATTCCACGCGGTCATCCTGTTGCTGGTCTTGAGTGCGCTGGCCGCACCCTTGGCCGGGCAGGTCATCAAGGGGTCGATCTCAGGCACAGTCCTCGACCCGCAGGGAGCAGTCATCCAGGGCGCGCAGGTCAAGGCCACGCAGATCGAGACCAATCAGGAATTCACTACCTCGACCGATGCCGCCGGTCTGTTTCGCTTGAGCCTGTTGCCGGTGGGGACCTATCGGGTCGAGATCACCCGCACCGGCTTCCGCAAGCTGGTCCAGAACGGAGTGCCGGTCTCCGTGGGGCAGAACACCTCCATGGGGAACCTGGCGATGAACCTGGGCGAGGTGAGCGAGACCGTCGAGGTCACGAGCGCCGCTCCCCTGGTGCAGACTTCGGAGGCCCAGGTCAGCGCCAGCTTCAGCGGTGAGCAGCTGGGGACGTTCGTGGGCGTGCAGGAGAACCAGGGGTTGGACAACCTGGCCTTGTTCGTGCCCGGCGTGGTCAGCGGCCGCGACCTCGGCTTCTCCAACGTCAACGGGCAGGTCGGCGGGCTGGCGGTCAACGGCTTGCGCGGCCGCAGCAACGACCAGCAGATCGACGGGCAGAACAACAATGACAACAGCGTCGGCGGCCCCGCCCTCTTCCTGAGCGATCCGGAATTCGTCGAGCAGTACCAGATCGTGACCAATAACTTTGGTCCGGAATACGGCCGCAACTCAGGCTCGGTGATCAACCTGGTCACCAAGTCGGGCACCAACCAGTGGCATGGCAGCATCTTCGGCACCGAGAGCAATTCGGCTCTCAACAGCCTCAGTCATACCCAGAAGGTCTATGAAGGGCTGACGCAGCTGCCGCGCTTCAACGACGTCTTCGCCGGCGGCACCGCCGGCGGATACCTGAAGAAAGACAAGGTGTTCCTGTTCGGCGGCTTCGACACCGACATCGTCAGTGGTAAGAACGCCTTCACTTCCGGCGGCATCACGCCGACGCCGGCGGGCATCGCCCAGGCTGCGGCGTGCAGTGGCAACGCGCAAAGCCAGGCCGCCATCTCCGCCCTGACCAATTTCGGTCCCTTCGGGGTGGGAGGCGGGAGCCCGACGGCCATCAACACCGCGGTCCAGACCATCCCGGTCCTGGATGCGAACGGCATTCCCACCGGCGCAACCTGTGACGTGGAATTCGGTCAGGTGCAGCGCACGCTGCCCACCAACAGCCGGTCCTTCAATTGGTTGCTGAAGACCGACATCGTGGGCAAATCGGACCGCATCAGCGCGCGCTACCTGTTCAACAAGGCCACCTTCTTCAACCTGGACTCGTTCGTGACCGCGGCCAGCGGCTATCCCGTCAACCAGCCCGCCCTGGCGCAGGACGTGTACATCGGCGACACCCACACTTTCTCATCGCGGCAGGTCAATGAGTTCAAGGTGAGCTTCAGCCGGCTGAACGTGGAATTCGGCGGCAACACCATCGGCAACACGGTGCCCAACGCCGGCGGCCTGGCCAACGCACTGGCCAACATCACCTTCAACAGTCCCAGTCTCGCTGGATTCGGCCCGGCGACCACCGCGCCCCAGGGCCGCATCGTCAATACCTGGCAGGTGCAAGACAACTGGACCTTCACCGCCGGCAAGCACCAGCTCAAGGCGGGAGCCAATTACACCTTCCAGCGGTCGCCCAACATCTTCCTGCCCAACCTGAACGGGCAATGGAGATTCGACGACTGGTCCCACTTCTTCGCCAACGTGCCCAATCGCATCAACCTGGCCCTGGGCGATTCCAGCCTGGACTTCCGCGAGCACGACCTGTTCGTCTACTTCGGCGACGACTACAAGGTGAAGAAGAACCTCACCCTGAACCTGGGACTGACCTGGTCGTACTACGGGCAGCCGGCGAACCTCTTCCACAACCTCGACACCACGCGGGAGAGCGGGTCGAACCCGTTCTTCGATCCCGCCCTGCCGCTGAGCGTCCGCACCTTCCCCGAGCTGCCGTCGGTGAAGAGCAGCTTCGGGCCGAGCATCGGGTTCGCCTACCAGCCGCAGATCGCCAAGTGGCTGTTCGGCGACAACAAGACCACGCTCCGCGGCGGATACCGCCTGTCATACGATCCGCCGTACTACAACATCTACACCAACATCTCGAGCGCTGCGCCGCAGGTGCTGCTGCAGACCCTGCGCGGCGCGTCGGCGGCAGTCGTGCCCCTGCTCGCGGTCCCCACCGGGCCCAACAACCGCACCGAGCTGGCGCCGTTCCTGGTCACCGGCGTGGCCGACCCCCGCAGCTTCAACCAGACCACGGTCTCGCCGGATTTCGGGCCGGACCGGGTGCATAGCTGGACGTTCGGGGTGCAGCGCGAGCTGAGCCCGCACGCCGCGCTGGAGGTGCGCTACGTCGGCAATCACGGTGAGCACCTCTTCCAGTCCATCAACGCCAACCCGTTCATCGCCGATCTGGCGGCGGCGTTCCCCAACCTGATCCCCGCCGGGGTGACTCCGTGCACCACGCCGGTGATCCCCG of Terriglobales bacterium contains these proteins:
- a CDS encoding TonB-dependent receptor, which translates into the protein MKRFHAVILLLVLSALAAPLAGQVIKGSISGTVLDPQGAVIQGAQVKATQIETNQEFTTSTDAAGLFRLSLLPVGTYRVEITRTGFRKLVQNGVPVSVGQNTSMGNLAMNLGEVSETVEVTSAAPLVQTSEAQVSASFSGEQLGTFVGVQENQGLDNLALFVPGVVSGRDLGFSNVNGQVGGLAVNGLRGRSNDQQIDGQNNNDNSVGGPALFLSDPEFVEQYQIVTNNFGPEYGRNSGSVINLVTKSGTNQWHGSIFGTESNSALNSLSHTQKVYEGLTQLPRFNDVFAGGTAGGYLKKDKVFLFGGFDTDIVSGKNAFTSGGITPTPAGIAQAAACSGNAQSQAAISALTNFGPFGVGGGSPTAINTAVQTIPVLDANGIPTGATCDVEFGQVQRTLPTNSRSFNWLLKTDIVGKSDRISARYLFNKATFFNLDSFVTAASGYPVNQPALAQDVYIGDTHTFSSRQVNEFKVSFSRLNVEFGGNTIGNTVPNAGGLANALANITFNSPSLAGFGPATTAPQGRIVNTWQVQDNWTFTAGKHQLKAGANYTFQRSPNIFLPNLNGQWRFDDWSHFFANVPNRINLALGDSSLDFREHDLFVYFGDDYKVKKNLTLNLGLTWSYYGQPANLFHNLDTTRESGSNPFFDPALPLSVRTFPELPSVKSSFGPSIGFAYQPQIAKWLFGDNKTTLRGGYRLSYDPPYYNIYTNISSAAPQVLLQTLRGASAAVVPLLAVPTGPNNRTELAPFLVTGVADPRSFNQTTVSPDFGPDRVHSWTFGVQRELSPHAALEVRYVGNHGEHLFQSINANPFIADLAAAFPNLIPAGVTPCTTPVIPVAPGSVPGSPQPDLGRVNCGEGVVRERTNTGSSDYNGLQTEFRANNLWNQLTMRAAYTFSKTTDNASEIFGSAAAGGTTAFSQNPLDFTQAEHSLSGLDIPHNFTLTAYEQLPFMRSQQGVVGHILGGWAVSGTYQLASGQPYTPVQIALNGNDFTDLAFLGAFNVAGAENLRPFVGNPAAPVTAVGAFAGDVGATGVGITPNTLIDFSAFNGSGTVTPVTQDQVRFIVNGGIADSVFGTPFGNAGRNSLRTSKLNVANLSLYKTFKAGERASVQWHMTVLNFLNHSNYIGSENFASIDPFIDDAGLRAFNTGFGDPTVFSDSTLQTASQGRRSFRFGLKVIW